A single genomic interval of Rosistilla ulvae harbors:
- a CDS encoding coiled-coil domain-containing protein, with translation MSGPKVVDVRAIRAAQEREFRKLRHRSEKQFRKIQAMLEATEDETLQRVFGSLTNALARLDADRQATALPRSLDAILDQANATLECALQLKSKLEEKRIASVAERLGRQRSIATAIAATVLRLDAANLATMKADLLAKPDEVQLQIALDALAMEAQRRADADLQGEADLLANGHETVSVDEWLAAQPAKKSAAEVRLEQLAAKVSVLDGLGDASPWLTRIAEVRQIDDAARQRLQTDSLIIQLGEELERRRALERRAELLDGLEAELAAFDADAELLRQRIERARGDETADSAELQAEVSVWTEAEAKRIDRDASRAAILSVLQSMGYDVRESMATGWAEDGKVVVQAPGSQDYAVELSTVAGDRLKTQLVRYGDPGSSNAMQQQRDVEMETTWCKSHAEVMGELDRRGLETKVLTARPIGSTPIAVITKTDERRAQIETMVKKQERQQQSKRP, from the coding sequence ATGAGTGGTCCCAAAGTTGTCGACGTTCGGGCGATCCGAGCCGCTCAAGAACGCGAGTTTCGGAAGCTGCGACATCGGAGCGAAAAACAGTTTCGAAAGATCCAAGCGATGCTCGAAGCAACCGAGGACGAGACCCTTCAGCGGGTCTTCGGTTCGTTGACCAATGCGCTGGCGCGCCTTGACGCCGACCGGCAAGCGACCGCATTGCCGCGATCCCTGGATGCGATACTCGATCAAGCAAACGCAACGTTGGAATGCGCGCTGCAATTGAAATCGAAGCTCGAAGAAAAACGTATCGCCTCGGTTGCGGAGCGGCTTGGTCGGCAGCGTTCGATCGCCACCGCAATCGCGGCGACGGTCTTGCGGCTCGACGCAGCGAACCTCGCAACGATGAAAGCGGATCTGCTGGCCAAGCCGGACGAGGTCCAATTGCAGATCGCATTGGACGCGTTGGCGATGGAAGCGCAGCGGCGAGCTGATGCCGATTTGCAAGGGGAAGCCGACTTATTGGCGAATGGCCACGAAACGGTTTCGGTCGACGAATGGCTGGCTGCACAACCGGCTAAAAAATCTGCGGCGGAAGTGCGTTTGGAACAACTTGCTGCCAAGGTTTCCGTTCTGGATGGTCTTGGCGATGCTTCGCCGTGGCTGACGCGGATCGCGGAAGTTCGTCAAATCGACGACGCGGCGCGACAGCGATTGCAGACCGATTCGTTGATCATCCAATTGGGCGAAGAACTCGAGCGGCGGCGAGCGTTGGAACGCCGAGCCGAACTTCTCGACGGGTTGGAAGCGGAACTGGCAGCGTTCGACGCCGACGCGGAATTGCTGCGGCAACGGATCGAGCGTGCTCGCGGAGACGAAACTGCGGACAGCGCCGAACTGCAAGCCGAAGTCTCCGTGTGGACCGAAGCGGAAGCAAAGCGGATCGATCGGGATGCAAGTCGCGCGGCGATCCTTTCGGTACTGCAATCGATGGGATACGACGTGCGCGAATCGATGGCGACCGGCTGGGCCGAAGATGGCAAGGTCGTCGTCCAGGCTCCGGGCAGCCAAGACTATGCCGTCGAGCTGAGCACGGTCGCCGGCGATCGTTTAAAGACGCAGCTTGTTCGCTATGGCGATCCAGGTTCCAGCAATGCCATGCAGCAGCAACGCGATGTTGAAATGGAAACCACGTGGTGCAAGTCGCATGCGGAAGTCATGGGTGAGCTGGACCGGCGGGGTTTGGAAACGAAGGTCCTCACCGCCCGTCCGATCGGATCGACACCAATCGCCGTCATCACCAAGACGGATGAACGGCGAGCGCAAATCGAAACGATGGTCAAGAAGCAGGAACGACAGCAACAATCAAAGCGTCCGTGA
- a CDS encoding DUF1559 domain-containing protein — protein MFSSYRTPRPTRGFTLVELLVVIAIIGVLVGLLLPAVQQAREAARRFSCKNNLKQLALGLHNYESTFGLLAPGYLHKFDATGAGANQMGAAWGCLILPQIEQQNLHDQFDFNIPMFDVRNRLPREQSLPVFLCPSDPFSEGNFVVRDESASPIEQYAAGSYAANWGPSTAAVNLDDTPLQSQGVFYRNSATRFRDITDGLSNTLFLGERTNGPLPGTTVGGHAFFETAWSAAVREITELTDDHGHMVLFETQFRPNQIGTDDKGLSAPHAGIGQFAIADGSVRSINETIEEAVYNALGTRGGGEVVGEF, from the coding sequence GTGTTTTCCAGTTACCGAACCCCGCGTCCCACACGTGGGTTTACCTTAGTCGAACTGTTAGTTGTGATTGCGATCATCGGCGTTCTGGTCGGATTGTTGTTGCCGGCGGTCCAACAGGCCCGCGAGGCCGCTCGTCGGTTCTCGTGCAAGAACAACCTGAAACAACTTGCCCTCGGGCTCCACAACTACGAATCGACTTTCGGATTGTTGGCCCCTGGCTATTTGCACAAGTTCGATGCGACCGGAGCCGGCGCCAACCAGATGGGCGCTGCATGGGGCTGTTTGATCTTGCCTCAAATCGAACAGCAGAACCTTCACGATCAATTCGACTTTAACATTCCGATGTTCGATGTTCGCAACCGACTGCCCCGGGAACAATCGCTCCCTGTTTTCTTGTGTCCGTCGGATCCGTTCTCCGAAGGCAACTTTGTCGTTCGCGACGAAAGCGCCTCGCCGATTGAACAATATGCAGCGGGCAGCTACGCCGCGAACTGGGGCCCTTCCACCGCAGCGGTCAATCTCGACGACACGCCGTTGCAAAGTCAGGGCGTTTTCTATCGCAACAGCGCCACCAGGTTTCGCGACATTACCGATGGCCTCTCCAATACGCTGTTCTTAGGCGAACGGACCAACGGCCCGTTGCCAGGGACCACCGTTGGCGGACACGCATTCTTCGAAACCGCTTGGTCGGCCGCGGTCCGAGAAATTACGGAACTGACCGACGACCACGGGCACATGGTTCTGTTTGAAACTCAGTTCCGCCCCAACCAGATCGGCACCGATGATAAAGGGTTGTCAGCCCCTCATGCCGGGATCGGCCAGTTTGCGATTGCCGATGGTTCGGTCCGATCGATCAACGAAACGATCGAGGAAGCCGTCTACAACGCCCTTGGAACGCGCGGCGGTGGAGAAGTGGTCGGAGAGTTTTGA
- a CDS encoding peroxiredoxin family protein, whose translation MRILQQMNAFCVMTLIAFSISASVQAESPAPVQAAKKALAVGQTAKDFQLQSVGGELSGEVKLSDVNADGKVVVVVLRGFPGKQCPACSAQVGDFVKNASKFAAKNAKVLLVYPGPKSQLDQRADEFLQGTKLPAPLTFLLDPGYTFTNAYGLRWDAPRETAYPTTLVLDEAGKIQFVKISETHRGRSSAAEVLEAL comes from the coding sequence ATGCGAATCTTGCAACAAATGAATGCGTTTTGTGTGATGACTCTTATCGCGTTTTCGATCTCCGCGAGCGTGCAGGCCGAATCGCCCGCCCCCGTGCAGGCAGCCAAAAAAGCGTTGGCTGTCGGGCAAACCGCCAAGGATTTTCAATTGCAGTCGGTCGGTGGAGAGCTGTCGGGCGAAGTTAAATTGAGCGACGTGAACGCCGATGGCAAGGTCGTTGTTGTGGTTTTGCGAGGCTTCCCCGGCAAGCAGTGCCCCGCCTGTTCGGCGCAGGTAGGTGACTTTGTCAAAAATGCCAGCAAGTTCGCCGCCAAGAACGCCAAGGTGTTGTTGGTTTATCCGGGCCCGAAGTCGCAGCTGGATCAACGCGCTGACGAATTTCTGCAAGGAACCAAGCTCCCCGCTCCGCTCACCTTCCTCTTGGATCCAGGTTACACCTTCACAAACGCTTACGGTCTGCGTTGGGACGCGCCACGCGAGACGGCTTATCCAACGACGCTGGTCCTCGATGAAGCTGGCAAGATCCAGTTCGTTAAGATCAGCGAAACCCATCGTGGTCGTTCTTCGGCCGCCGAAGTTCTCGAAGCGTTGTAA
- a CDS encoding MarR family winged helix-turn-helix transcriptional regulator, whose protein sequence is MKLQEELHRPIPFVSLQQEALLNLLRIGDQLEVRLSRYFREHGLTLSRFNVLRNLLLADRPLTCGEIGERMIQVVPAITSLVDHLENQGLVQRERCDEDRRVVHVRITKAGRKLADTAMQPLKGMETDLFAKLNSTELKSLIGLAEKVRESFVEYDKLPT, encoded by the coding sequence ATGAAGCTACAGGAAGAACTCCATCGCCCGATCCCGTTTGTATCGCTTCAGCAAGAGGCGTTGCTGAATCTGCTGCGCATCGGCGATCAGTTGGAGGTTCGACTGTCTCGTTACTTTCGCGAGCACGGTTTAACGCTATCGCGGTTCAACGTGTTGCGGAATCTGTTGTTGGCCGACCGGCCGTTGACATGCGGCGAGATTGGCGAGCGGATGATTCAAGTGGTCCCGGCGATCACTTCGCTGGTCGATCACCTGGAAAACCAAGGTCTGGTGCAGCGCGAGCGATGTGACGAAGATCGCCGCGTGGTGCATGTGCGAATCACCAAAGCGGGCCGAAAGCTGGCCGACACAGCGATGCAACCACTCAAGGGCATGGAGACGGATCTGTTTGCCAAACTGAATTCAACGGAACTGAAGAGCCTGATAGGGCTAGCGGAAAAGGTCAGGGAATCGTTTGTCGAATACGACAAACTGCCCACTTAA